TTGCAGCCTCTTTGTCTCCTGGCAAAAACATTCAAACGTCATTTTGTCACGTACGCTGGTGTCCCACGTGCTTCCGTCTTCCATCCCAGCTCCATCAAAAACGGCAAAGTGACCAATAGAAAGCACTGGAGGACCGGAAACAATCTGGATCTCCAACCAATCAGAGCGCCCAATTGTCTGAGCGCGAACGTGTAACCATGAATTTGGAAAGCTGCTCCCGTCCTATGCAGCAAAAGATGGTGCTGCTGTTTGTCTTTGTCTGAATTCCTCCTCTCTCCCATGTTTGTGAGTAAACGTTTTCTCCCGGTTACTTCTTTTTAAAGTTCTGGTATGAAATTATCTATTTGCAGCGATTGAAAGAGAAAGGAAATTAGCCCAGGGAGGGACAGAATCTGTCCAGGGCAAGAAATGATGATCTGAATTTGATTGTTCTGAATTTCGAACCGAATAGTGATgacttttataattttttttcaggATGTTAGAAAGGGAAGATTTTCAGACAGCAATCTCAAAACAACCAACACTTGAAGATCTTATACAGTCACTGAAATAACTGGCACTTATATATCATTGGCTGTAAACCATAGATCAAGAATGTGTCTCTGGTTCAAAAGGTTTGAAACAACAATTTGGCTGGAAAAGAACTGAGACATACTTACCAACTGCGAGTCTTTCAGTGAATTGATAACCCTTCAAACAGTCTCATACTCAAAGAAACATCACACCATTCATAGTAGGAACTTACAGAGACCCAAGGCCACCCTTAatatggagaaaccatggaaatgtgatgACTGTGGGAATGGATTCCATTCCCTGTCAACTCTGGAGTTTCATCGACGTGGTCACTACAGGGAGGAGCCGTTCACCTGCACCGAATGTGGGGAGGGATTCCCTGATTCGTCTGCTCTGCGGGTACACCAGCGTGATGCCACTgcagagagaccattcacctgctctgagtgtgaCAAGACGTTCTGTGAGTATTTCACCCTGTTGTCACACCAGCAAGTTCACACAGGGAAGAGGCCACCTACCTGCTTGGAATGTGGGAAAGTGTTCACGCAGGTATCCAGCCTGCGCATGCACCaacgagttcacactggggagaggccatttccCTGCTCTGATTGTGGAAAAGAATTCACTGTGTCATCAGCCCTCGTGAGACACCAACGCATCCACACAGGGGAAAAGCCATTCAAATGCTCCAAGTGTGGGAAGCGATTCAGATATTCATCTGTCCTACAGGCACACAAATTAAGTCATACTGGGAAGAAGTCATTCATATGTTCTGAGTGTGGGAAAGAATTCACTCAGTATTCAAGTCTGTGGAGGCACAAGAAAGTTCACAAATTATCACAGGAGTAGGATCTGCTGTTAATCTGTATTATTAAATCTGCTCGACAGCACATTTCAAACCCACACCTtcaccatctagaagaacaagtgCAGCAGTTACCTGGGAACAttaccacctgcaagctcccctccatgTCACATTAACAGGCTGTTAGAAAGGGAGGGTTTGCAGACAGAAATCTCAAAACAACCAGTACATGAAGATCTAATGGAGTCACTGAAATAACTGGGACTTGAACATCACAAATCTCCACAttggctgttccttcactatcaatgTGTCAAAATCTGGAACtgctccctaatagcattgtgggtgaGCCAACACCACAAGGACTGCAGTTCCACAATgcaactcaccatcactttctcaaaatgAACAACTccgatgggcaatgaatgctgacccaGACATTGATACTATACCCCATGAATTGATATCAAAATGAGGGAAAATTCCACTCAAGACTAAGCCATGTTCATTCTGACAGAAGGTGAAATGGGGACAACTAAAGAATTGCTTTCTCCTGGACAGGCCACTCTTGCCTCTTTGCTTCCAGTAAGGCTGATGTACTTTGAGCATGGAACTGCACATTCCCACAGAAATGATCCCCTGAGAAAGGGCATTTAATTTATCCTAGATAGAAAATAATGTTTTCCTCACCACTCTAATGAGATGAAAAGTAAATATGTTTGTCTTTGTTCCATTAAGTCTGTACCCAGGGCAGGCCAATTGACTCAATTGGTCTCAGTCAGGAAGCCAAAAGGACTTTGATTTTCTCTCATGCAGTGGAGGAAATTGGAATAGTTAAAGTAGATTTATAGAAGAATGAAACTGTTCAACTTTTCTCACTAAAAGAAAATTGAACAGCTTTACTAATCTACCTGATCGCACTAAATCTTTCCTACTCCGCTGTTTCAAAATATTATGTGATCACATTGAGTATCTGAGAAAATGGCATCAAGTTTTCTTGTGGTTTATATCAGAATTCGTCGGGAGGATCAAGAAGAACACAGTAGAAAATTAGTAGAAAATATAAGTTAATTTGAAACAAAGGCACAAGACGTCTTGTTGATGAAGATAGAGTCAAAAAGAATGTCTGTTCCCGCAagttggaaaaatgcagaaggatTTTGTGATAAAGGTGGCAATGATTACAACTAACGAAACCTTTGGTGATTGTAGAATTTATTATAATAGGAGTGGCtctgcttagcactgctgcctcatagcgccagggacccgggttcaattcctactgtctgtgtggagtttgcacattctccccgagtctgtgtgggtttcctctgggttctctggtttcctcccacagtccaaagatgtgcatgttaggtaaattggccatactaaattgtctgtagtgttagttgcattaggcAGGGAtgaacgtaggggaatgggtctgggtgggttgctcttcagaggattgttgtggacttgttgggccaaagggcctgtttccacactaagtaatctagtcAGGATATTATACAATACAATTTTAACATATTGTGGTATTGGATTAGAAATTCCAGGAAATACTACTTATTCTCTCCGTTGGTGTTAATATGGCTGGTCATTGGGGAAGGAGAAAGAATTGGCACCACGTGAtcaactgctttttaaaaaaaatttgaaaagcCAGCGAACACGTAGAAAACAGCAGATAGTTTTAGAGGAGAGTGCATGAATCCATACTCGTTCATTTGTTTTTCCATTCCAAAAGAATAGTTAACACAATCCCACTTTACCCCATTCCCTCCTTTACAGCTGAGGACTGACTCACTATTGTCTAATATGCTCTCTCTCTGAAATCAGTGAAACCAGTGAATAATGCGCACAGGATAAGGGACCACTCATTATCGTATGCTACATCAACTGACTACTTATTGCACTGGGAATTAATTCAGCCCTTCTTAATGcatttaaaggaaatgtgaaacCAATGTGTAGTCAAACACGATCAGGGACATTCATGTATCAATTAACAGATTGAAAGTCCAGGGCTCTCCACAATAAGAGGAAAATAATCAATCTGACAGCGAGTGTAATTGTCAATCTGTACCTTTCCGACTCTGCTGTGTGAATACATAAACATAGTTATCGATCTGTTCTTGTCAGTTTCTGCCTGGTGAATGTGTTGTGTAATTGTCAATCTATCCCTGCTATGTAAATGTGTCTGCTGAGATTTCATCTGTTGCTATCAGTTTCAGCTTTGTAAATGTGAGAGTTTAGTTGTCAATCTTTCCCTGTCAGGCTCTGTAATGTCAGTGTTTGAGTGTATTTATTCATCCTTTCCTATCAGTTTGTGTGACTGCAATGATCAGGCTGTACTTTTCAGATTCTACTAATGAATGTAAGAGTGTAGTTATCCATTTGATTGCGTCTGATT
This sequence is a window from Hemiscyllium ocellatum isolate sHemOce1 chromosome 49, sHemOce1.pat.X.cur, whole genome shotgun sequence. Protein-coding genes within it:
- the LOC132837117 gene encoding gastrula zinc finger protein XlCGF49.1-like, coding for MEKPWKCDDCGNGFHSLSTLEFHRRGHYREEPFTCTECGEGFPDSSALRVHQRDATAERPFTCSECDKTFCEYFTLLSHQQVHTGKRPPTCLECGKVFTQVSSLRMHQRVHTGERPFPCSDCGKEFTVSSALVRHQRIHTGEKPFKCSKCGKRFRYSSVLQAHKLSHTGKKSFICSECGKEFTQYSSLWRHKKVHKLSQE